One part of the Synechococcales cyanobacterium T60_A2020_003 genome encodes these proteins:
- a CDS encoding phycobiliprotein lyase, whose protein sequence is MTITEFFQQSEGKWSSQRTTHDLATKQSIGGKSDLWIDLLSTDEPTVVSLCQQAGADLATVQTAFRVRWEGQFGTKAEKGSTLMVAIAAPGSTTEGTLLSQPSKPGAALIQTHYSLGEDEALTLVTEQDSVHAEERIWYASPSLRFRTSTIKQADGFSMASFCSEIRMGGAKPAPSQQATAQA, encoded by the coding sequence ATGACGATTACAGAGTTCTTCCAGCAAAGCGAAGGCAAGTGGTCTTCCCAGCGCACCACCCACGACTTGGCAACGAAGCAATCCATCGGCGGCAAATCCGATCTGTGGATTGATCTGCTGTCAACTGATGAACCCACCGTTGTTAGCCTCTGCCAGCAGGCCGGAGCCGACCTTGCCACGGTGCAAACGGCCTTTCGCGTGCGCTGGGAGGGACAGTTTGGCACGAAAGCGGAAAAAGGCTCCACATTGATGGTGGCGATCGCCGCTCCGGGTTCCACGACCGAAGGAACGCTCCTCAGTCAGCCCAGTAAACCGGGTGCAGCGCTCATCCAAACCCACTACAGCCTCGGCGAAGACGAAGCCTTAACCTTGGTGACGGAGCAGGATTCCGTCCATGCTGAAGAACGGATTTGGTACGCCAGCCCCAGTCTGCGCTTCCGCACCAGCACCATTAAACAGGCTGATGGCTTTAGCATGGCCTCTTTCTGTTCAGAAATCCGGATGGGGGGTGCCAAGCCTGCCCCAAGTCAGCAAGCAACGGCACAGGCGTAG